In one window of Nocardia brasiliensis DNA:
- a CDS encoding helix-turn-helix domain-containing protein codes for MIMEPGRVGGVDPRVADRGPTALRIAVGGQLRALREKCGITREAAGDHIRGSHAKISRLELGRTGFKERDILDLLTLYGVSDPDQRAMLVELARKANQPGWWHSYNDLLPSWFETYLGLEGAAQTIRTFEGQLVPGLLQTDDYTHAVIAVSHHNAEATRRVELRRKRQEILDLENGPALWAVLDEAVLHRPIGGSEVLRDQIRHLVEMSDKRNVTIQVLPYRAGGHPAAGSSFTMLRFAERELPDIVYLEQLTSALYLDRREDLQLYREVMDRLAVQAEQPARSRELLVAAAEAL; via the coding sequence ATGATCATGGAACCGGGACGGGTCGGCGGTGTCGACCCTCGGGTCGCGGACCGCGGCCCGACCGCGCTGCGGATCGCGGTCGGCGGTCAGCTGCGCGCGCTGCGGGAGAAGTGCGGTATCACGCGCGAGGCCGCGGGTGATCACATCCGCGGCTCACACGCCAAGATCAGCCGCCTCGAGCTGGGCCGCACCGGTTTCAAGGAACGCGACATCCTCGATCTGCTGACCCTGTACGGCGTCTCGGATCCGGACCAGCGCGCGATGCTGGTCGAATTGGCACGCAAGGCGAATCAGCCCGGCTGGTGGCACAGCTACAACGACCTGCTCCCGTCGTGGTTCGAGACCTACCTCGGCCTCGAAGGCGCCGCGCAGACGATCAGAACCTTTGAGGGCCAACTGGTCCCGGGCCTGTTACAGACCGACGACTACACCCACGCGGTGATCGCGGTCAGCCACCACAACGCCGAGGCGACGCGCCGCGTCGAGCTACGCCGCAAACGCCAGGAGATCTTGGACCTCGAGAACGGTCCCGCGCTGTGGGCGGTGCTGGACGAGGCGGTGCTGCATCGACCGATCGGCGGCAGCGAGGTGCTGCGTGACCAGATCCGGCATCTGGTCGAGATGTCCGACAAGCGCAACGTGACCATCCAGGTGCTGCCGTATCGGGCGGGCGGACACCCGGCGGCGGGCAGCTCGTTCACCATGCTGCGCTTCGCCGAACGCGAACTGCCCGACATCGTGTATCTGGAGCAACTCACCAGCGCGCTCTACCTGGACCGCCGGGAAGACCTGCAGCTGTATCGCGAGGTGATGGACCGGCTCGCCGTCCAAGCCGAGCAGCCGGCCCGCTCACGTGAGTTGCTGGTCGCCGCGGCGGAAGCGCTGTAG
- a CDS encoding LysE family translocator, whose protein sequence is MSTAQALALGGVVWVAAMSPGPDFVIVTRSSVLSGRRAGMACAAGIAVGVFGWSVVSALGVAGLLAASAVAFTVVKLIGAAYLVVLGVRALLAARRGGYDVNADVLDNRLSAAAAFRQGMLTNLLNPKVAVFFIALLPQFLPAEPTAVDSISLGVIAALVSLTWFTVIANVVDALRGVLARQSVRRAIDTVMGTLLVAFGLRIAVQSN, encoded by the coding sequence ATGTCTACAGCGCAGGCGCTCGCTTTGGGGGGCGTGGTTTGGGTGGCGGCGATGTCGCCGGGGCCGGATTTCGTGATCGTCACCCGGAGTTCGGTGCTGTCGGGACGACGGGCGGGGATGGCGTGTGCGGCGGGGATAGCCGTGGGGGTCTTCGGCTGGTCGGTGGTGAGCGCGCTCGGCGTCGCCGGGCTGCTCGCCGCGTCGGCGGTGGCGTTCACCGTGGTCAAACTGATCGGGGCGGCGTATCTGGTGGTGCTCGGTGTGCGGGCGCTGCTGGCGGCCCGGCGCGGTGGTTACGACGTGAACGCCGATGTTCTGGACAATCGGTTGAGCGCGGCGGCGGCGTTCCGGCAGGGAATGCTGACCAACCTGCTCAATCCGAAGGTCGCGGTGTTCTTCATCGCGCTGCTGCCCCAGTTCCTGCCCGCCGAACCGACTGCCGTAGACAGCATTTCGCTCGGCGTCATCGCCGCACTGGTCTCGCTGACCTGGTTCACCGTCATCGCGAACGTCGTCGACGCGCTACGCGGAGTCCTGGCGCGCCAAAGCGTCCGCCGCGCCATCGACACCGTAATGGGCACCCTCCTAGTAGCCTTCGGCCTCCGAATCGCAGTGCAGAGCAACTGA
- a CDS encoding endonuclease domain-containing protein, whose translation MGVLDEPFPGSWARRAGLVSRWELRHNFVRLLPDVYLRKGCPIDAVTRARAAGHWAKGDGILVGYSAAALHGTRWLDPRQPPEIARAGHYKAPAGIRAVQVELGPAECCTAAGFLVTTPARTAFDLGRRLPREEAVPVIDALCAATGLAAAQIAAVAAAHPGARGAHRLSALLEVIDGGAESPQESHTRLLLLDDGLPRPTTQLVVRGGGGGFIARVDMGWERWRVAVEYDGIQHWSDPGQRTKDIDRIATLEASGWRVVRVNAALLRHRPHVVLDRVRAALGAHGWTADHQVMVAASAE comes from the coding sequence ATGGGGGTACTCGATGAACCGTTTCCCGGGTCTTGGGCGCGGCGGGCAGGGCTGGTCTCTCGATGGGAACTCCGGCACAACTTCGTGCGGCTGCTCCCGGATGTCTACCTGCGCAAGGGATGTCCGATCGACGCTGTCACGCGAGCCCGAGCGGCAGGGCACTGGGCCAAGGGGGACGGGATCCTGGTCGGGTACTCGGCGGCGGCCCTGCACGGTACTCGCTGGCTGGACCCGCGGCAGCCACCGGAGATCGCACGGGCCGGACATTACAAGGCGCCCGCCGGAATCCGTGCGGTGCAGGTCGAACTCGGCCCCGCCGAATGCTGCACGGCGGCGGGGTTTCTGGTGACGACACCGGCCAGGACGGCCTTCGACCTCGGCCGTCGCCTGCCGCGGGAGGAAGCCGTGCCGGTCATCGATGCGCTCTGTGCCGCAACCGGATTGGCGGCCGCGCAGATCGCGGCCGTCGCCGCCGCCCATCCCGGCGCGCGCGGCGCGCATCGCCTGTCGGCGTTGCTCGAGGTCATCGACGGCGGCGCCGAATCGCCGCAGGAATCACACACCCGGCTGCTGCTGTTGGATGACGGATTACCAAGGCCGACAACCCAGTTGGTGGTACGCGGTGGGGGCGGTGGATTCATCGCTCGCGTCGACATGGGCTGGGAGCGATGGCGGGTCGCGGTCGAATACGACGGCATTCAGCATTGGTCCGACCCCGGGCAACGCACCAAGGACATCGACCGCATAGCGACACTCGAAGCCTCCGGTTGGCGCGTGGTCCGCGTGAACGCCGCCCTGCTGCGACACCGCCCGCACGTGGTGCTCGATCGAGTCCGTGCCGCGCTCGGGGCGCACGGTTGGACAGCTGATCACCAGGTAATGGTGGCGGCATCGGCCGAGTAG
- a CDS encoding ferredoxin, producing the protein MTEQKWQIEVDREQCLGSGMCVGMAPEHFTLVDGRSRPIAEIVAPDEFVVDAAESCPIEAIRVRDADTGAIIAPGP; encoded by the coding sequence ATGACCGAGCAGAAGTGGCAGATCGAAGTCGACCGGGAGCAGTGTCTCGGTTCCGGAATGTGCGTCGGGATGGCCCCCGAGCACTTCACCCTGGTCGACGGCCGGTCCAGGCCGATCGCCGAGATCGTCGCCCCGGACGAATTCGTCGTCGACGCCGCCGAATCGTGCCCGATCGAGGCGATCCGGGTCAGGGACGCCGACACCGGGGCGATCATCGCCCCAGGTCCGTGA
- a CDS encoding alpha/beta hydrolase: MGVHSHVRVAAMTVSIAVAALAPTGCGTDAESPVRGLPNALWDRVIGWHDCRTGPEDEIGARLAAVGAECGEFQAPLDYADPGGPALSIAVARRAATDTAHRLGTLLVQTGGPGPSRDGVAIMVTGPEGGHPAAADLVARYDLVGMDPRFFGASSPLDCGWPTGDYLTLAQAAPRARADFDRTVQAARDLAARCEPQRALLPHASTRAVARDTDLLRELLGEPKISYLGWSWGTYLGAVYLSSFSERVDRIVLDSALDPSAPGPDLTRTTATATAAALRDWARWVSARDNEFGFGSTADAVLDSVTELVRAIAERPISLGGLTITADLVPGLLLTVDDSDEYYTEFARQVGTLRDASLGRTPDLAPGLAQKLALYTEPSSVAEFGFSATVANQCADRPARDVESYFTDIQRHRDQEPLFGALARHLTPCAVWPAGPAEPAVEVASPHPALLVGASGDPVAPETGQRALRRALPGARSVTLANAFRHGVYLFDPAPCVDAAVTGYLLDGTLPATDTVCERD, from the coding sequence ATGGGTGTACACAGCCACGTCCGCGTGGCGGCCATGACGGTCTCGATCGCGGTCGCGGCGTTGGCGCCGACGGGTTGCGGCACCGACGCCGAGTCGCCGGTGCGCGGACTGCCGAATGCGTTGTGGGACCGGGTGATCGGCTGGCACGACTGCCGGACCGGACCGGAGGACGAGATCGGCGCGCGGCTGGCGGCGGTCGGTGCGGAATGCGGAGAATTCCAGGCGCCGTTGGATTATGCCGATCCGGGCGGGCCCGCGCTCTCGATCGCGGTGGCGCGCCGCGCCGCCACGGACACCGCGCATCGCCTGGGCACCTTGCTGGTCCAGACCGGCGGCCCCGGCCCGTCCCGGGACGGGGTGGCGATCATGGTGACCGGACCCGAGGGCGGCCATCCCGCCGCGGCGGACCTGGTCGCCCGCTACGACCTGGTCGGCATGGATCCGCGGTTCTTCGGTGCCAGCTCACCGCTCGACTGTGGTTGGCCCACCGGCGATTACCTCACGCTCGCGCAGGCGGCGCCGCGCGCACGCGCCGACTTCGACCGCACCGTCCAGGCCGCGCGCGACCTCGCCGCACGCTGCGAACCGCAGCGGGCACTGCTCCCGCACGCGTCGACGCGGGCCGTCGCGCGCGACACCGATCTGCTGCGCGAGCTTCTGGGCGAGCCGAAGATCTCCTACCTCGGCTGGTCCTGGGGCACATATCTGGGCGCGGTGTACCTGAGTTCATTCAGCGAGCGGGTCGACCGGATCGTGCTGGACAGCGCGCTGGATCCGAGCGCGCCCGGCCCGGACCTGACCAGGACCACGGCCACGGCTACGGCGGCGGCCCTGCGGGACTGGGCGCGCTGGGTGTCCGCGCGCGACAATGAATTCGGCTTCGGCAGCACCGCGGACGCGGTGCTGGACTCCGTGACGGAGCTGGTCCGCGCGATCGCCGAGCGGCCGATCTCGCTCGGCGGGTTGACGATCACCGCCGACCTGGTGCCCGGCCTGCTGCTGACCGTCGACGATTCCGACGAGTACTACACCGAGTTCGCCAGGCAGGTGGGCACATTGCGCGACGCGTCGCTTGGGCGTACCCCAGACCTCGCGCCGGGCCTCGCGCAAAAGCTCGCGCTGTACACCGAACCCAGCTCCGTGGCCGAATTCGGTTTCAGCGCAACGGTGGCCAACCAATGCGCCGACCGCCCCGCCCGTGACGTGGAGTCCTACTTCACCGATATCCAGCGACATCGCGACCAGGAACCGCTGTTCGGCGCGCTGGCCAGACACCTCACCCCGTGCGCGGTATGGCCGGCGGGCCCAGCCGAGCCCGCCGTCGAGGTAGCGAGCCCACATCCGGCGCTGCTCGTCGGCGCGTCCGGTGACCCGGTCGCACCCGAGACCGGGCAGCGGGCGCTGCGCCGGGCACTGCCGGGCGCCCGATCGGTCACGCTGGCGAACGCGTTCCGCCACGGCGTATACCTGTTCGACCCCGCGCCGTGCGTCGACGCGGCGGTGACGGGCTATCTGCTCGACGGCACCCTCCCCGCCACCGACACGGTGTGCGAACGAGACTGA
- a CDS encoding GGDEF domain-containing protein, giving the protein MFRTWWLDPVDYRRLVETFGSQSALGGFKFMLGAGGIVMLTIAVLASIAQGDEAGPVGVVQGIVEALVAGVWTVRWWFLPWPRETESLLWIVFFDLDTAANDVLVHDRVVGVLGVVLLTAIGTYVAVFHGPRVLALHIGWTLLTSVALAALMVFGALAGEGRTTRTADLALGLAVVLVMMVVVGVMLPFMQFSHWLLRRDALSDPLTGLLNRRGLDNKLSCYLGQGRRCAAYVATLDLDRFKVVNDTFGHPFGDEVLVRTARRLAAAVDADALIARTGGEEFVVVGHLRTDPAAVGERLREALATMPGLPVRITASVGVAVLDPDHAEAGHTPALYRELLRGSDSAMYRAKRLGGNAVVVAAPDDPNSARPWRVPGRPAVADLRVQPEMLPGG; this is encoded by the coding sequence ATGTTTCGAACGTGGTGGCTGGACCCGGTCGACTATCGCAGGTTGGTCGAAACCTTCGGGTCGCAGTCCGCGCTGGGCGGATTCAAATTCATGCTCGGCGCGGGCGGCATCGTCATGCTGACCATCGCGGTGCTTGCCTCGATCGCCCAGGGTGACGAGGCGGGCCCGGTCGGCGTGGTGCAGGGCATCGTGGAGGCGCTCGTCGCCGGGGTGTGGACCGTGCGCTGGTGGTTTCTGCCCTGGCCGCGCGAGACCGAGTCGCTGCTGTGGATCGTCTTCTTCGATCTCGACACCGCCGCCAACGATGTGCTGGTGCACGATCGGGTCGTCGGCGTGCTCGGCGTGGTGCTGCTGACCGCGATCGGCACCTATGTGGCCGTCTTCCACGGTCCGCGGGTGCTCGCGTTGCACATCGGGTGGACCTTGCTGACGAGCGTGGCGCTCGCGGCGTTGATGGTGTTCGGCGCGCTGGCGGGCGAGGGGCGGACCACGCGCACCGCCGATCTGGCCCTCGGTCTCGCGGTGGTGCTCGTGATGATGGTCGTCGTCGGTGTGATGCTGCCGTTCATGCAGTTCAGTCACTGGCTGCTGCGCCGCGACGCGCTCTCGGACCCGCTGACCGGGCTGCTCAACCGGCGCGGGCTCGACAACAAGCTCTCGTGCTACCTCGGCCAGGGCAGGCGCTGTGCGGCCTATGTCGCCACGCTCGACCTGGACCGGTTCAAGGTCGTCAACGACACCTTCGGACATCCGTTCGGCGACGAAGTCCTGGTGCGCACGGCGCGGCGGCTGGCGGCGGCCGTCGATGCCGACGCGTTGATCGCGCGCACCGGCGGCGAGGAGTTCGTGGTGGTCGGCCATCTGCGCACGGACCCGGCGGCAGTCGGCGAGCGCTTGCGCGAGGCGCTGGCCACCATGCCGGGCCTGCCGGTGCGGATCACGGCCAGTGTGGGCGTCGCGGTCCTCGATCCGGACCACGCCGAGGCCGGGCACACTCCCGCGCTCTATCGCGAACTCCTGCGCGGTTCCGACTCGGCCATGTACCGGGCGAAGCGGCTCGGCGGCAATGCCGTCGTGGTCGCCGCACCGGACGATCCGAACTCGGCCAGGCCCTGGCGCGTCCCGGGTCGGCCCGCGGTCGCGGATCTGCGCGTGCAGCCGGAGATGCTGCCGGGGGGATGA
- a CDS encoding serine/threonine-protein kinase, with amino-acid sequence MGDTFADYLVDGVLGHGGMGTVYRARHPRLPRLVALKLLHRAISEDPELRRRFEHEANVVARLEHPGIVGIYDRGTQDGHLWISMQYVAGTDAARMNARATAPAQIVRLVAETADALDYAHSRGVLHRDIKPANILLSEPDSGRGPRAILTDFGIARQLDSDTKLTATGTFTATLAYASPEQLSGTAIDHRADQYSLACTLFTLLAGQPPYPATNPGQIIAGHLTKPVPRLSESRRDLPAALDEVIARAMAKTQHERFGTCSEFAHAAAAALHGRAVVPAARVSPTALNARPAPARHDAQRVEPLRPDPQRAEPLRSEPQRADSQRAEPLRHELLRPEPHRPDPAHADPQLPETRRSGAGDSDPRRGVGPTMVAQPSGAVGSPGSVYPWNMSPVGDAPPPSGALARTAAVLAGLAGLYVLVSVLPTLTVVTELRAARRQGAGFGFAVEHLAVGFVGVVLAALLGIGAVILLARKRIGRTMVVWGCLCTVLAAMFELLGGISHYLIDQTAVGIGLVLVLIPLCCALAPSTGRWLAYRRPVRR; translated from the coding sequence GTGGGTGACACATTCGCGGACTACCTCGTCGACGGCGTGCTCGGACACGGTGGAATGGGCACCGTCTACCGGGCCAGACATCCCCGGTTGCCCCGGCTGGTCGCGCTCAAACTGCTGCACCGGGCGATCTCCGAGGACCCGGAGCTGCGCCGCCGGTTCGAGCACGAGGCCAATGTCGTTGCCCGCCTGGAACATCCGGGCATCGTCGGCATCTATGATCGCGGCACCCAGGACGGGCACCTGTGGATCTCGATGCAGTACGTCGCGGGCACCGACGCGGCGCGGATGAACGCACGCGCGACGGCGCCCGCGCAGATCGTGCGGCTGGTCGCCGAGACCGCCGACGCGCTCGACTACGCGCACAGCCGCGGCGTGCTGCACCGCGACATCAAACCCGCGAACATCCTGCTGTCCGAACCCGATTCCGGGCGCGGGCCGCGCGCGATCCTCACCGATTTCGGCATCGCCCGCCAGCTCGACTCCGACACCAAGCTGACCGCCACCGGTACGTTCACCGCCACCCTCGCCTACGCTTCGCCCGAGCAGCTCTCCGGGACGGCGATCGATCATCGCGCCGACCAGTACTCGCTCGCCTGCACGCTGTTCACGCTGCTGGCCGGACAGCCGCCGTACCCGGCGACCAACCCCGGCCAGATCATCGCGGGCCACCTCACCAAGCCGGTGCCCCGGCTCAGCGAAAGCCGTCGTGACCTGCCCGCTGCGCTCGACGAGGTGATCGCCCGCGCGATGGCCAAGACGCAGCACGAAAGATTCGGCACCTGTAGTGAATTCGCGCACGCGGCGGCGGCCGCGCTGCACGGTCGTGCCGTGGTCCCCGCCGCGCGGGTCTCGCCGACGGCGCTCAACGCGCGCCCGGCTCCCGCGCGCCACGATGCTCAGCGCGTAGAACCTCTGCGTCCGGACCCTCAGCGCGCGGAACCTCTGCGCTCGGAACCGCAACGCGCGGATTCTCAGCGCGCGGAACCTCTGCGTCACGAACTCCTTCGCCCCGAGCCCCATCGTCCGGACCCGGCGCACGCCGACCCGCAGCTGCCCGAGACGCGGCGGTCGGGTGCCGGAGACAGCGATCCGCGGCGTGGGGTCGGGCCGACGATGGTCGCCCAGCCCTCGGGTGCGGTCGGTTCGCCCGGGTCGGTCTACCCATGGAACATGTCGCCGGTGGGCGATGCGCCGCCGCCGTCGGGGGCGCTCGCGCGCACGGCCGCCGTACTCGCCGGGCTGGCCGGGCTGTACGTCCTGGTTTCGGTGCTGCCCACGCTTACCGTGGTGACCGAGTTGCGTGCGGCCCGCAGACAGGGGGCGGGCTTCGGCTTCGCCGTCGAGCATCTCGCGGTGGGGTTCGTCGGCGTCGTGCTCGCCGCGCTGCTCGGTATCGGCGCGGTGATCTTGCTGGCGCGCAAGCGCATCGGCAGGACCATGGTGGTGTGGGGTTGCCTGTGCACCGTGCTTGCCGCGATGTTCGAGCTGCTGGGCGGCATCTCGCACTATCTGATCGACCAGACCGCCGTCGGCATCGGGCTGGTCCTGGTCCTGATCCCGCTGTGCTGTGCGCTCGCCCCTTCGACCGGTCGCTGGCTCGCCTATCGACGTCCGGTTCGTCGCTAG
- a CDS encoding DUF6221 family protein — protein MKSLVHFLQARIQEDEAAAHIGWAGGWPSHRVLAECAAKREVLAVLARDVKANADADAWDWLDEESAISWLFGDSNEDKAKKLATEVLRALAKPYDDHPDYQPDWTVRPKRSRKFW, from the coding sequence ATGAAATCGCTCGTGCACTTTCTCCAAGCCCGGATCCAGGAGGACGAGGCGGCCGCGCACATCGGCTGGGCGGGTGGCTGGCCCTCGCATCGGGTGCTCGCCGAGTGCGCCGCCAAACGGGAGGTGCTCGCGGTCCTGGCGCGCGACGTGAAGGCGAACGCCGATGCGGACGCATGGGATTGGCTGGACGAGGAGTCCGCGATCTCCTGGCTGTTCGGGGACTCGAACGAGGACAAGGCCAAGAAGCTGGCAACCGAGGTCCTGCGTGCGCTGGCAAAGCCGTACGACGATCACCCGGACTATCAGCCGGATTGGACCGTGCGTCCGAAGCGCTCCCGCAAATTCTGGTGA
- the proS gene encoding proline--tRNA ligase, with protein sequence MSRDERGVTAQSEDFASWYNEVVFKAGLVDRGPAKGTMVIRPYGYRLWEQLQAELDRRIKATGHENAYFPLLIPESYLSREAEHVEGFSPELAVVTHAGGKELEEPLVVRPTSETIIGEMMSKWINSHRDLPLLLNQWANVVRWELRPRMFLRTTEFLWQEGHTAHADEDDARRETMLALDIYDEVARDLAAMPVIAGEKTPGERFAGAVTTYTIEGMMRDGRALQCGTSHYMGTNFATAFDIRFTGESGREELCHTTSWGMTTRMIGAIVMTHGDDKGLVFPPRLAPYQVVIVPITRGGNTEVEAAAEGLATALREAGVRTHVDARAQLTPGFKYNEWELRGVPIRLELGPRDLEAGTAMLVRRLGDEGKQAVPLDTLPEVLPRILDEFQAFLLARATEFRDTHTRTVDSWAAFTEAVATGWALALHCGNTACEEDIKSVTAATPRCIPAQADPASGTCVRCGSPAAYGKRVIFARAY encoded by the coding sequence ATGTCACGGGACGAGCGCGGGGTAACCGCCCAGAGTGAGGATTTCGCTTCCTGGTACAACGAGGTCGTTTTCAAGGCCGGCCTCGTCGATCGGGGCCCGGCCAAAGGCACCATGGTCATCCGACCGTATGGGTACCGGTTATGGGAGCAACTGCAGGCCGAACTCGACCGCCGCATCAAGGCCACCGGGCACGAGAACGCCTACTTTCCGCTGCTGATCCCCGAAAGCTACCTCAGCCGCGAAGCCGAACACGTCGAAGGCTTTTCGCCGGAATTGGCCGTCGTCACCCACGCGGGCGGTAAGGAACTCGAAGAGCCGCTGGTGGTGCGACCCACCTCGGAAACCATCATCGGCGAGATGATGTCGAAGTGGATCAACTCGCACCGCGATCTGCCGCTGCTGCTCAATCAATGGGCGAACGTGGTGCGTTGGGAGTTGCGGCCGCGAATGTTCCTGCGCACCACCGAATTCCTGTGGCAGGAGGGGCACACCGCGCACGCCGACGAGGACGATGCCCGGCGCGAAACCATGCTCGCCCTCGACATCTACGACGAGGTGGCCCGAGATCTGGCCGCGATGCCGGTGATCGCGGGCGAGAAGACCCCTGGCGAACGTTTCGCGGGCGCGGTCACCACCTACACCATCGAGGGCATGATGCGCGACGGCCGCGCACTCCAGTGCGGCACTTCGCATTACATGGGCACCAATTTCGCGACCGCCTTCGATATCCGCTTCACCGGCGAATCGGGCCGGGAAGAGTTGTGCCACACCACCTCCTGGGGCATGACCACGCGCATGATCGGCGCCATCGTGATGACCCACGGCGACGACAAGGGCCTGGTCTTCCCGCCGCGGCTCGCGCCGTACCAGGTGGTGATCGTGCCGATCACCCGTGGCGGCAACACCGAGGTCGAGGCCGCCGCCGAGGGGTTGGCCACCGCGTTGCGCGAGGCGGGCGTGCGCACCCATGTCGACGCGCGGGCGCAGCTCACCCCGGGGTTCAAGTACAACGAGTGGGAGCTGCGCGGCGTGCCGATCCGGCTCGAGCTCGGCCCGCGCGATCTCGAGGCAGGCACCGCCATGCTGGTGCGGCGGCTCGGCGACGAGGGCAAACAGGCGGTCCCGCTCGACACGCTGCCCGAGGTGCTGCCGCGCATCCTGGACGAGTTCCAGGCGTTCCTGCTCGCCAGGGCCACCGAGTTCCGCGACACCCACACCCGCACCGTCGACAGCTGGGCAGCGTTCACCGAGGCGGTCGCCACCGGCTGGGCACTCGCCCTGCACTGCGGCAACACCGCCTGCGAGGAAGACATCAAGTCCGTCACCGCGGCCACCCCGAGATGCATTCCCGCACAGGCTGACCCGGCCTCCGGCACCTGCGTCCGCTGCGGCTCCCCCGCCGCCTACGGCAAACGAGTGATCTTCGCCCGCGCCTACTGA
- a CDS encoding response regulator, with the protein MIDVLLVEDQTLVRTGFRMVIDSQPDLRVVGEAGDGVDGVAAAARLAPDVVVMDVRMPRLDGIEATRRVLASARPPRVLVLTTYDLDDYAVAAVRAGASGFLLKDAPPEQFLSAVRSVHAGDAVLAASTTRRLLDRLAPPIDLAARALVSTLTERETTVLRVMARGLSNAEIAAELAVGAGTVKTHVRHILTKLAVRDRVQAVIIAHEAGLRRPGAD; encoded by the coding sequence ATGATCGACGTGCTGCTGGTCGAGGATCAGACGCTGGTGCGCACCGGGTTCCGGATGGTCATCGATTCCCAGCCGGACCTGCGCGTGGTCGGCGAGGCGGGCGACGGGGTGGACGGGGTCGCCGCGGCCGCTCGGCTCGCCCCCGACGTGGTGGTGATGGATGTGCGCATGCCGAGGCTGGACGGCATCGAGGCCACCCGGCGCGTGCTGGCGAGCGCGCGCCCGCCGCGGGTGCTGGTGCTGACCACCTACGATCTGGACGACTACGCCGTGGCGGCGGTGCGCGCGGGCGCCAGCGGCTTCCTGCTCAAAGACGCGCCGCCGGAACAGTTCCTGTCCGCGGTGCGGTCGGTGCACGCCGGGGACGCGGTGCTGGCCGCCTCGACGACACGGCGGCTGCTCGACCGGCTCGCGCCGCCGATCGATCTCGCCGCCCGCGCGCTCGTGTCGACCCTGACCGAACGGGAGACCACGGTGCTGCGGGTGATGGCGCGCGGACTGTCCAACGCCGAGATCGCGGCCGAGCTCGCGGTCGGTGCGGGGACCGTGAAAACACATGTGCGCCATATCCTTACGAAACTCGCGGTGCGCGACCGGGTGCAGGCGGTGATCATCGCGCACGAGGCGGGGCTGCGGCGTCCCGGCGCGGACTAG
- a CDS encoding sensor histidine kinase has protein sequence MVDERVVGWLRRRTALVDAGTAGLLVLVAVLFGLLIGADVAYFALSVLLLAPLTVRRRWPEAMAVAIAAVAFAQWCTVRDTTGALPADIAVPIAVYTLAAHSTRIWSRGGLVLGLVGAVLGGWSWPQLPMPALAHLLVGGFLASTVLAAWLGGAWQRSRRGEFRALAEHAALLERARDERTRLAVLSERTRIARDMHDILAHSLAVIVAQADGGRYAAPADPRSAIDALRAIGEQGRRALAEARRAIGVLRAETDPDPAARVAVSDITRLVEEVRGAGLPVTLDLDVPAEPADAGVWLVIYRIVQEGLTNVVKHAGPGARAEVSVRRERDRWRVSVADDGRPVRRSARPGYGLIGMRERVEAYGGELELLARPDAEGHVLTARIPLRSRDGR, from the coding sequence ATGGTCGACGAGCGGGTGGTGGGGTGGCTGCGTCGGCGCACGGCGCTGGTGGACGCCGGGACCGCCGGGCTGCTGGTGCTCGTCGCGGTGCTGTTCGGGCTCTTGATCGGCGCCGACGTTGCCTACTTCGCGCTCTCGGTGCTGCTGCTCGCCCCCTTGACGGTGCGGCGACGGTGGCCGGAGGCGATGGCCGTCGCGATCGCGGCGGTGGCCTTCGCGCAGTGGTGCACGGTGCGCGACACCACCGGCGCGCTGCCCGCCGACATCGCCGTGCCGATCGCGGTGTACACCCTGGCCGCGCACAGCACGCGGATATGGAGCCGAGGCGGATTGGTGCTCGGGTTGGTCGGGGCGGTGCTCGGCGGCTGGAGTTGGCCACAACTGCCGATGCCGGCCCTGGCGCACCTGCTCGTCGGCGGGTTCTTGGCGAGCACCGTGCTCGCGGCCTGGCTGGGCGGGGCCTGGCAGCGGTCGCGCCGCGGCGAGTTCCGTGCGCTGGCCGAACATGCCGCGCTGCTCGAGCGGGCCAGGGACGAGCGGACCCGGCTGGCGGTGCTGTCCGAGCGCACCAGGATCGCGCGCGACATGCACGACATCCTCGCGCACTCGCTGGCGGTGATCGTCGCGCAGGCCGACGGCGGCCGGTATGCCGCGCCCGCCGATCCGCGCTCCGCGATCGACGCGCTGCGGGCCATCGGCGAACAGGGGCGGCGGGCGCTCGCCGAGGCCCGGCGCGCGATCGGCGTGCTGCGCGCGGAGACCGACCCGGATCCGGCCGCGCGCGTGGCTGTTTCGGATATCACCCGGCTGGTCGAGGAGGTGCGCGGTGCGGGGCTGCCGGTGACCCTCGACCTCGATGTGCCTGCCGAGCCCGCCGACGCGGGGGTGTGGTTGGTGATCTATCGGATCGTGCAGGAGGGACTGACCAATGTCGTCAAACACGCCGGACCCGGTGCGCGAGCGGAGGTTTCGGTGCGGCGCGAGCGGGACCGGTGGCGGGTCAGCGTCGCCGACGACGGCCGCCCCGTGCGGCGGTCGGCGCGCCCCGGTTACGGTCTGATCGGCATGCGAGAACGGGTCGAGGCCTACGGCGGAGAGCTGGAGTTGCTGGCGCGTCCCGATGCCGAGGGGCACGTGTTGACGGCGCGAATTCCGTTGCGGTCGAGGGATGGCCGATGA